The genomic window AACAAGACCTTACACGCTCTCGACCTTACCCGATTACCACCCCGCTTACCCTTCCGCCACATTGCACGGCCCTACCGCTGGCACCCACCCTCTACCCGGTGAAACGCGACACCGGAAAGGGGCATGACATGGACAGGATCGACCCGGATATCGCCCGGTTCGTGGAACAGATGCGCCAGGACTGGAAGCAGTTCCCACCGTTCGAGACCCTTTCCTTTGCTGAACAAAGGGTGGCGGCGGAGAAGGTGCGGGCGCGCTGGGCATTGGGCGGGCCGGTCATGGCCCGGACCCTGGAACGAAGCTTCGATCCCGGTGCCGGCGAGTTGCGGGTCCGGGTATACCAGCCCGTCAATGACGACTCCCCGTTGCCGGCCCTGATTTACATCCATGGCGGCGGCTTCACCCTGTTCAGCATCGACACGCATGATCGGCTGATGCGTGAATATGCCGCGCGCGGGGGTTTCGTGGTCGTCGGCGTCGATTACCCCTTGTCGCCGGAAGCGAAATATCCGACCGCACTCAACCGGATCGAAGGGTTGATGCTGTGGCTGCGGGATAATGCCGGGCGCTGGGGCATCGATCCTGACCGGCTGGCCATGGGCGGGGACAGCGCCGGTGGCAACCTGTCAT from Niveispirillum cyanobacteriorum includes these protein-coding regions:
- a CDS encoding alpha/beta hydrolase fold domain-containing protein, producing MDRIDPDIARFVEQMRQDWKQFPPFETLSFAEQRVAAEKVRARWALGGPVMARTLERSFDPGAGELRVRVYQPVNDDSPLPALIYIHGGGFTLFSIDTHDRLMREYAARGGFVVVGVDYPLSPEAKYPTALNRIEGLMLWLRDNAGRWGIDPDRLAMGGDSAGGNLSFATCLRLRERGELGLVKAILSNYGGFSATISDEAEARFGGPASILHREEARGYWANYLRGPEDEDDPEACPLLAEFSGFPPCFLAVPELDLVAEHSLAMHERLKQAGVDVECVVYPGALHSFLEAMSISALARRAIADGAAFVARRIGA